The Pseudomonas chlororaphis subsp. piscium genome contains the following window.
CCTGGCCTTCAGCGCCCTGCTCGACCCGCGCCTGAGCGATTCGAGCGCCGAGATCCGCCTGCAGATGGTCAGCGCCCTGGCGCTGGCGGCGGGCCCGGCGGGCATGGTCGGCGGCCAGGCCATCGACCTCGGTTCGGTCGGCCTCAAGCTCGACCAGAAAGCCCTGGAATACATGCACCGGCACAAGACCGGCGCGCTGATCGAAGCCAGCGTCAAGCTTGGCGCCCTGGCCAGCGGCCGGGCCGAAAAAGACGAACTCAAGTCCTTGCAGACCTATGCCCAGGCCATCGGCCTGGCGTTCCAGGTGCAGGACGACATTCTCGACGTGGAAAGCGATACCGCGACCCTCGGCAAACGCCAGGGTGCCGACATCGCCCGGGACAAGCCGACCTACCCGGCCCTGCTCGGCCTGGAAGCGGCCAAGGCGTATGCCCTGGAGCTGCGCGATCAGGCCCTGCACGCACTGCGACCCTTTGACGCGGCCGCCGAGCCCCTGCGGGAACTGGCGCGTTATATCGTCGAACGACGCAGTTGATCGACCCCGGCGCGGCAGACCGCATATCAGCCAAGTTCCGCGCTCTGCGTGGGCAGCTTGCGATGCATAAGGTAAACTGCCGCCTCTTTTATACCTATAACGATTCGCCTGATGCCCACGACGTTTCATGAGATTCCCCGCAAGCGCCCGACCACGCCCCTGCTCGACCGTGCCAACACGCCGGACGGCCTGCGCCGGTTAGGCGAAGCCGAGCTGGAAACCCTGGCCGATGAGTTGCGCCTGGAATTGCTCTATACGGTCGGCCAGACCGGTGGGCATTTCGGTGCCGGCCTGGGCGTCATCGAGCTGACCATCGCGCTGCATTACGTCTTCGACACACCGGACGACCGTCTGGTGTGGGACGTGGGTCATCAGGCTTATCCGCACAAGATCCTCACCGGTCGCCGCGAGCGCATGGCCAGCCTGCGTCAGAAGGATGGCCTGGCCGCCTTCCCGCGACGTTCCGAGAGCGAGTACGACACCTTTGGCGTCGGCCATTCCAGCACCTCGATCAGCGCAGCGCTGGGCATGGCCATTGCCGCCCGCCTGCAGAACAGCGAGCGCAAGGCGATCGCGGTGATCGGCGACGGTGCCCTGACCGCCGGCATGGCCTTCGAAGCGCTGAACCACGCGCCGGAAGTGGACGCCAACATGCTGGTGATCCTCAACGACAACGACATGTCGATCTCGCGCAACGTCGGCGGCCTGTCCAACTACCTGGCCAAGATCCTCTCCAGCCGCACCTACGCCAGCATGCGCGAAGGCAGCAAGAAGGTGCTGTCGCGCCTGCCCGGTGCCTGGGAAATCGCCCGCCGCACCGAAGAATACGCCAAAGGCATGCTGGTTCCCGGCACCCTGTTCGAAGAGCTGGGCTGGAACTACATCGGCCCGATCGATGGCCATGACCTGCCGACCCTGATCGCCACCCTGCGCAACATGCGCGACCTCAAGGGCCCGCAGTTCCTGCACGTGGTGACCAAAAAGGGCAAGGGTTTCGCCCCGGCGGAAGTCGACCCGATCGGCTACCACGCCATCACCAAGCTCGATCCCCTGGACAGCCCTGCCGCCGCGCCGAAAAAAGCCGGTGGGCCGAAGTACTCCGGTGTGTTCGGCGAATGGCTGTGCGACATGGCCGCCGCCGATCCGCGCCTGGTGGGCATTACCCCGGCGATGAAGGAAGGCTCGGACCTGGTGGCCTTCAGCGAGCGTTTCCCGCTGCGCTACTTCGACGTGGCGATTGCCGAGCAGCACGCCGTGACCCTGGCGGCCGGCATGGCCTGCGAAGGCGCCAAGCCGGTGGTGGCGATCTATTCGACCTTCCTGCAGCGCGGTTACGACCAGCTCGTGCATGACGTAGCGGTGCAGAACCTCGACGTGCTGTTCGCCATCGACCGCGCCGGCCTGGTGGGCGAAGACGGCCCGACCCACGCTGGTAGCTTCGACCTGTCGTTCCTGCGCTGCATCCCCGGCATGGTGGTGATGACCCCGAGCGACGAGAACGAACTGCGCAAGATGCTCAGCACCGGCCACCTGTACAACGGCCCGGCCGCCGTGCGTTATCCACGCGGTACCGGCCCGAACGCCACCATCGAAAAAGACCTACAGCCGATCGAGATCGGCAAGGGCGTGGTTCGCCGCCAGGGCAGCAAGGTCGCCCTGCTGGTATTCGGCGTGCAACTGGCCGAGGCGCTGAAAGTCGCCGACAAGCTGGATGCCACTGTGGTCGACATGCGTTTCGTCAAACCGCTGGATGAAGCCCTGGTACGTGAGATCGCTGCCAGCCACGAGCTGCTGGTGACCGTCGAAGAGAACGCCATCATGGGCGGCGCCGGCGGCGCGGTCAGCGAGTTCCTGGCGCGCGAGGCGATCCTCAAGCCGATCCTGCACCTGGGCTTGCCAGACCTCTACGTCGAACACGCCAAGCCGGCGCAGATGCTGGCCGAATGCGGCCTGGACGAAGCCGGCATCGAAGCCGCCGTACAAGCACGCCTGCAACTGCTCGGCCTGTAACCTGTAGCCGCTGCCAAGACTGCAATCGCCCCGAAGGGCGTTGCTTTCGAGGCAGCGGCTAGCGTTTTTCTTCTCGCCTGACCAATTCGCAACGGATTGTCGATGAAAGCTTCCCGCCTCCTCCTGCCCCTTGCCCTGCTTCCCGCCGGCCAACTGCTGGCCGATACTCTCGAGCGTGAACAAGCCCTCAAGCTGCCGGACACGCTGATCAGCGCCAACCGCCAGGTGGAAGCACGCAACGACAGCAGCGCCGCCAACACCGTCTTCACCCGCGACGATATCGACCGCCTGCAACCCTCCAGCGTCACCGACCTGCTGCAACGAGTGCCTGGCGTGCAGGTGGCGCAGAGCGGCGGCCGGGGCAGCGTGCCGGGGATCTACATCCGCGGCACTTCGTCGGCGCAGACCCTGGTGCTGGTGGACGGCCAGCGCATCGGCAGTTCGAGCTCCGGCGACAGCAACCTGCAACATCTGAATATCCAGCAGATCGAGCGGGTGGAAGTACTGCGCGGCTCCCGCTCGGTGATCTACGGCAGCGACGCCATCGGCGGGGTGATCCAGATCTTCACCCGACGCAGCGCCGAGCAGGGCCTGCAACCGCGCCTGCACCTGGGGCTGGGCAGCCGCCAGAGCTGGGAGCGCAGCATCGGCCTGTCCGGCGGCGACCAGCAGACCCGCTTCAGCTTGGGCGCCAGCCTCGACGACACGGCCGGGAGCAATCGCACCCATGAGTCCTATGCCAGCGATCGCGACAATGACGCCTACCGCAACCAGTCCCTCAGCCTGAGCCTGAGCCACGCCTTCAATGACGACTGGGAAGCCGGCCTGAACCTGCTGGATAACCGTGGCAAAAGCGAGTTCGACAACCCCTTCGGGCGCTTCGACAGCACTACCTTCGAGAGCCTCCCCCAGAAGCCCTACAGCGAATTCGCGGTCAGCAGCTTCAGCAGCTATGTCGACGGGCGTATCAACGAGGTCTGGAGATCGCGCCTGGAACTGGGCCACAGCGAGAACCGCGAGAAGACCTTCGACAAGCTCAGCGACGAGCGCACGGTGTTCAACACCTACCGCGACTCGGTCAACTGGCAGAACGACCTGACCCTCGACGAACGCAACAGCCTGATCGTCGGTGGCGACTGGTACCAAGACCGGGTCAACAGCAGCACCGCCTTCGCCGAAGACAGCCGCTGGAACCGCGCGGCCTTTGTCCAGCATCGCTTCAAGGCCGAGAGTTTCTCCACCGAGCTGGGCCTGCGCCGCGACCAGAACCAGCAGTTCGGCGGCCAGAACAGCTGGAGCGGCACCCTCACCCTGCCGTTGAATGCAGACAACGATGTCCTGCTGACCTACAGCGAAGGCTTCCGCGCGCCGACCTTCAACGACCTGTATTACCCCGACTTCAGCAACCCCGACCTCAAGCCCGAGACCTCGAAAAGCTACGAGCTGCAATGGCGCAGCCAGTTGAGCGAAAGCACGCGCCTGGAGACCTCGCTGTACCGCACCGACCTGGAGGACGCGATTATCTTCGGCAGCAACTCGCGCCCGCAGAACGTGGCCTCGGCTCGGATCAACGGCTTCGAGGCGGCGCTGCGGCAGGAGCTGTTCGGCTGGCAGAGCAATCTGGGGCTGGCGATCATCGATCCCCGCGACCGCGACACCGGCCACACCCTGGCCCGGCGTGCCCGGCGCACCCTGAGCCTGGACCTGGATCGGCAATTCGACCGCCTGGGCCTCGGCGCAAGCTGGCAGGCGGTAAGCAGCAGCTATGACGACCTGGCCAACCAGCAACGTCTCGGCGGTTATGCCCTGCTGGGGTTGCGCGGCAGTTGGGCGCTGAATCGCGAGGTCCGACTGGAGTTGAAGGTCGACAATCTGCTCGACAAGTCCTACAGCCGGGTGCTGTACAGCCATGATGGCGCGCAGTACGGGTATCGGGAGCAGGGCCGGGCCTGGATGTTCGGGGTGACCTGGACGCCGGAGCTTTAGGCATGTAGCACCAGTGAGGGCGCTATCGCGGGCAAGCCTTGCTCCTACAGAATCCGCAGCCCGTAGGAGCGAGGCTTGCCCACGATGCGCTAGCTGCGGCTACTCGGGATCAAGCAGCTCACAGAGCTTGGCCGTCGCGGCGATCATCTGCCCGCTCGGCCGCTCCAGGCCTTTATCGCTGATCAGCAACAACCTGCCTTGGGCCACGGCCTTCAGTTGCGGCCAGGCTTTCCAGGCATCCAGTTGGGCCTGGGTGCTGGCCAGGATCACTTCAGGGTCGCGCTGCAACACCGACTCGACACTGACCTGGGGCGCCGGCAGCGGCAGGTCGGCAAACACATTGCGCGCGCCGCACACGTCCAGAGCATCGCTGATGATTTGCCCGCCGCCCACGGTGTACAGCGGCTGATCCCAGACCTGATAAAACACCGCCATCGGCGCACTGTGGGCATAG
Protein-coding sequences here:
- the dxs gene encoding 1-deoxy-D-xylulose-5-phosphate synthase, which codes for MPTTFHEIPRKRPTTPLLDRANTPDGLRRLGEAELETLADELRLELLYTVGQTGGHFGAGLGVIELTIALHYVFDTPDDRLVWDVGHQAYPHKILTGRRERMASLRQKDGLAAFPRRSESEYDTFGVGHSSTSISAALGMAIAARLQNSERKAIAVIGDGALTAGMAFEALNHAPEVDANMLVILNDNDMSISRNVGGLSNYLAKILSSRTYASMREGSKKVLSRLPGAWEIARRTEEYAKGMLVPGTLFEELGWNYIGPIDGHDLPTLIATLRNMRDLKGPQFLHVVTKKGKGFAPAEVDPIGYHAITKLDPLDSPAAAPKKAGGPKYSGVFGEWLCDMAAADPRLVGITPAMKEGSDLVAFSERFPLRYFDVAIAEQHAVTLAAGMACEGAKPVVAIYSTFLQRGYDQLVHDVAVQNLDVLFAIDRAGLVGEDGPTHAGSFDLSFLRCIPGMVVMTPSDENELRKMLSTGHLYNGPAAVRYPRGTGPNATIEKDLQPIEIGKGVVRRQGSKVALLVFGVQLAEALKVADKLDATVVDMRFVKPLDEALVREIAASHELLVTVEENAIMGGAGGAVSEFLAREAILKPILHLGLPDLYVEHAKPAQMLAECGLDEAGIEAAVQARLQLLGL
- a CDS encoding TonB-dependent receptor domain-containing protein — its product is MKASRLLLPLALLPAGQLLADTLEREQALKLPDTLISANRQVEARNDSSAANTVFTRDDIDRLQPSSVTDLLQRVPGVQVAQSGGRGSVPGIYIRGTSSAQTLVLVDGQRIGSSSSGDSNLQHLNIQQIERVEVLRGSRSVIYGSDAIGGVIQIFTRRSAEQGLQPRLHLGLGSRQSWERSIGLSGGDQQTRFSLGASLDDTAGSNRTHESYASDRDNDAYRNQSLSLSLSHAFNDDWEAGLNLLDNRGKSEFDNPFGRFDSTTFESLPQKPYSEFAVSSFSSYVDGRINEVWRSRLELGHSENREKTFDKLSDERTVFNTYRDSVNWQNDLTLDERNSLIVGGDWYQDRVNSSTAFAEDSRWNRAAFVQHRFKAESFSTELGLRRDQNQQFGGQNSWSGTLTLPLNADNDVLLTYSEGFRAPTFNDLYYPDFSNPDLKPETSKSYELQWRSQLSESTRLETSLYRTDLEDAIIFGSNSRPQNVASARINGFEAALRQELFGWQSNLGLAIIDPRDRDTGHTLARRARRTLSLDLDRQFDRLGLGASWQAVSSSYDDLANQQRLGGYALLGLRGSWALNREVRLELKVDNLLDKSYSRVLYSHDGAQYGYREQGRAWMFGVTWTPEL
- the ispA gene encoding (2E,6E)-farnesyl diphosphate synthase; protein product: MIAAYQASSQARVNAALETLFHAPSPELARLYEAMRYSVMNGGKRVRPLLAYAACEALGARPEQANGAACAVELIHAYSLVHDDLPAMDDDDLRRGQPTTHKAFDEACAILAGDGLQSLAFSALLDPRLSDSSAEIRLQMVSALALAAGPAGMVGGQAIDLGSVGLKLDQKALEYMHRHKTGALIEASVKLGALASGRAEKDELKSLQTYAQAIGLAFQVQDDILDVESDTATLGKRQGADIARDKPTYPALLGLEAAKAYALELRDQALHALRPFDAAAEPLRELARYIVERRS